One Chloroflexota bacterium DNA segment encodes these proteins:
- a CDS encoding DUF5107 domain-containing protein, whose product MLRRITLSFCLLIVSLSFVPQRPSYAAFTDGFADTAFRQRWQRADQAVADGQTSRSWVWGQNIGPRIIERYQQSPQASRLVQYFDKARMEISQPDADRNSEWFATNGLLVVELISGQIQTGDQQFEARSAANVPIAGDPDSPSPTYASLAPIATTNGDHRSENRQGQRISSLLAANGQISDQPDLATANTTIVQYESVTGHNVPKVFFDFQQSLSNVTNVLGTFGYPITEAYWIDTTINGQAQRVLFQAFERRVLTYNPNNSANWQVEMGNVGSHYYRWRYAKPMYYFQDSSIAAKVSEAGTLAINTEGYQPALVDSLPSDPIYPYKRIDRSKITGYQPKNYRLLKLENRYVMLTILPELGGRVYQLTNKATGQNLLYQNPVIKASHLGQRGWWLAAGGIEWAAPTEEHGYLESEPWDYRLEQTNDAARVIVSTTERHTGIQIEITIELTNDSQIVNMRGNYRNPTASPQPFQFWMNAMIAPGGINQLQRSLHFVVPTQQMIVHATQDAALPAPQQTISWPNFNQRDLSRYATWNGYIGLFAADNLSGKWAGVYDPALNQGLMLVDLDPNLPGIKTFAFGDQFDRSLYTTDGSDYAELWHGAQATFWDYPSLAAGQSRSFEAHWLPLHDLGDLSAGNRYGAVGLQISSNGTVSVAIQPSQAFVATPIRISKAGQTIWQGTLDLKPQQPLRIELTQNIARGELLAIEWAGQTQQIVVP is encoded by the coding sequence ATGTTGCGTCGAATAACCCTAAGTTTTTGCTTATTAATTGTCAGTTTGAGTTTCGTGCCCCAACGCCCAAGTTATGCTGCGTTTACTGATGGGTTTGCCGATACAGCCTTTCGCCAACGCTGGCAGCGTGCCGATCAAGCAGTGGCCGATGGTCAAACCAGTCGTTCGTGGGTTTGGGGTCAAAACATCGGCCCACGAATAATCGAGCGCTATCAGCAATCGCCCCAAGCTAGCCGCCTTGTGCAATATTTTGATAAGGCTCGCATGGAAATTAGCCAGCCTGATGCAGATCGTAACAGTGAGTGGTTTGCAACCAATGGTTTGTTGGTCGTTGAGCTGATCAGCGGCCAAATACAAACAGGCGATCAGCAATTTGAGGCTCGTTCAGCGGCCAACGTGCCAATTGCTGGCGATCCTGATAGCCCAAGCCCAACCTACGCCAGCCTTGCCCCTATCGCGACCACCAACGGCGATCATCGCAGCGAAAACCGCCAAGGCCAACGGATTAGCAGTCTGCTCGCGGCAAACGGCCAGATCAGCGATCAGCCAGATTTGGCAACTGCCAACACCACCATCGTGCAGTATGAAAGCGTCACGGGCCATAACGTGCCCAAAGTATTTTTCGATTTTCAGCAATCGTTGAGCAATGTAACCAATGTGCTAGGGACGTTTGGCTACCCAATCACCGAAGCCTACTGGATCGATACAACGATTAACGGCCAAGCCCAACGAGTGCTATTTCAAGCTTTTGAACGCCGTGTGCTGACCTACAATCCCAATAACTCGGCGAATTGGCAAGTTGAAATGGGCAACGTGGGCAGTCATTACTATCGCTGGCGCTATGCCAAGCCAATGTATTATTTTCAGGATAGCAGCATTGCGGCTAAAGTTTCTGAGGCTGGCACGTTGGCCATCAATACCGAAGGCTATCAGCCAGCGCTGGTCGATAGCCTACCCAGCGACCCAATTTACCCCTACAAACGAATTGATCGCAGCAAAATTACGGGTTATCAACCCAAAAATTATCGTTTGCTCAAGCTTGAAAATCGTTATGTCATGCTAACGATCTTGCCTGAACTGGGCGGTCGGGTTTATCAACTGACCAACAAAGCCACAGGCCAAAACCTGCTCTATCAAAATCCGGTGATTAAAGCTAGCCATTTGGGGCAGCGCGGTTGGTGGCTGGCCGCAGGTGGTATCGAATGGGCCGCGCCCACCGAGGAGCATGGCTACCTCGAATCCGAGCCATGGGATTATCGGTTGGAGCAAACCAACGATGCCGCACGGGTGATCGTTTCAACAACTGAGCGCCATACTGGCATTCAAATTGAAATCACAATTGAGCTAACTAACGATAGCCAAATTGTGAATATGCGCGGCAATTATCGCAACCCAACCGCTAGCCCACAGCCATTTCAATTTTGGATGAATGCGATGATTGCGCCTGGTGGAATCAACCAGCTGCAACGTAGCTTACATTTTGTCGTGCCAACCCAGCAGATGATTGTGCATGCAACCCAAGACGCGGCGCTGCCAGCACCACAACAAACAATCAGCTGGCCCAATTTTAATCAGCGGGATCTTAGTCGTTATGCCACCTGGAACGGCTATATCGGCCTCTTTGCCGCCGACAACCTGAGCGGCAAATGGGCTGGCGTGTATGATCCAGCGCTCAACCAAGGCTTGATGTTGGTTGATCTTGATCCAAATTTGCCTGGGATTAAAACCTTTGCCTTTGGCGACCAATTTGATCGCAGCCTTTACACGACCGATGGCAGCGATTATGCCGAACTATGGCATGGCGCACAAGCCACATTTTGGGATTACCCAAGCCTAGCCGCAGGCCAAAGTCGTTCGTTCGAGGCGCATTGGCTGCCCTTGCACGATTTGGGCGATTTGAGTGCGGGCAATCGTTATGGCGCAGTTGGCTTGCAAATCAGCAGCAACGGCACTGTGAGCGTGGCAATTCAGCCAAGCCAAGCCTTCGTTGCAACGCCAATTCGCATTAGCAAGGCAGGCCAAACGATCTGGCAAGGCACGCTTGATCTCAAGCCACAACAGCCACTGCGGATTGAATTAACCCAAAATATTGCTCGTGGCGAGCTGCTTGCAATCGAATGGGCAGGCCAAACTCAGCAAATCGTTGTTCCTTAG
- a CDS encoding aminotransferase class III-fold pyridoxal phosphate-dependent enzyme — protein sequence MELLAQAEAIVPGTTQSLMKRPEQFAYGSFPVFIDHGDGALVTDVDGNQYIDFICGLGATTLGHNHPAVVEAIRNNLDKGLIHSLPTEVELRATQALIDIIPNAEMARFFKTGADATSAAVRLARHLTKRERIITVGYNGWHDHFMYYTPGVPAVLSQYTEQVSLMAPHEKPNLIAAINKHGDQLAAVLLSMPYKHCLDAEYLNEVKAACHAVGALFVLDEVVTGFRLALGGAQEFYGVDADFVCLSKGIAAGMPLSAIAGPKKYLERLSDLQVSTTFGGEMLSLEVCYEVINVYRDTNYFEHVAKLGQRLREGVNAKAEALGVALRVCGYDAIPFFAFAPDMPTHARLMEALLGTLAKRGVILRRDVNFLTSAHTIEQIDFTIEAVAQGLQELLDRGIIESTNGKEQAAG from the coding sequence ATGGAATTGTTAGCCCAAGCCGAAGCGATTGTTCCAGGGACAACCCAATCGTTGATGAAACGGCCTGAGCAATTCGCCTATGGTTCGTTTCCAGTTTTTATTGATCATGGTGATGGCGCGTTGGTAACCGATGTTGATGGCAATCAATATATCGATTTTATTTGTGGCTTGGGCGCAACCACCTTGGGTCACAACCATCCAGCAGTGGTCGAGGCAATTCGCAACAATTTGGATAAAGGGCTGATTCATTCGCTGCCCACTGAAGTTGAGCTACGGGCAACTCAAGCGTTGATCGATATTATTCCGAATGCTGAAATGGCTCGCTTCTTTAAAACTGGGGCTGATGCCACTTCTGCCGCCGTGCGTTTGGCTCGCCACCTTACCAAGCGCGAACGGATTATCACGGTTGGCTACAATGGCTGGCACGACCATTTTATGTATTACACTCCTGGTGTGCCCGCCGTGCTCAGCCAATACACCGAACAAGTATCATTGATGGCTCCCCACGAAAAGCCCAACTTGATCGCTGCCATCAACAAGCATGGCGATCAATTGGCCGCCGTGTTGCTTTCAATGCCCTACAAACACTGCTTGGATGCTGAGTATTTGAACGAAGTTAAGGCTGCTTGTCATGCAGTTGGCGCATTATTTGTGCTCGATGAAGTAGTAACGGGCTTCCGCTTAGCACTTGGTGGAGCGCAAGAATTCTATGGCGTTGATGCAGATTTCGTCTGTCTCTCGAAGGGCATCGCTGCAGGCATGCCACTTTCCGCGATTGCTGGCCCCAAAAAGTATCTCGAACGCTTATCCGATTTGCAAGTTTCAACCACCTTTGGCGGCGAAATGCTCTCGCTGGAAGTTTGCTACGAAGTGATCAACGTCTATCGTGACACTAACTATTTTGAGCATGTGGCTAAGCTTGGCCAACGTTTGCGCGAAGGTGTGAATGCCAAAGCCGAGGCGCTTGGAGTGGCCTTGCGCGTTTGTGGCTATGATGCAATTCCCTTCTTTGCCTTTGCGCCCGATATGCCAACCCATGCCCGTTTGATGGAAGCCTTGTTGGGCACATTGGCCAAACGTGGAGTCATTTTGCGCCGCGATGTCAACTTCTTGACCAGCGCCCATACGATTGAGCAAATTGATTTCACGATCGAGGCTGTCGCCCAAGGTTTACAAGAATTGCTTGATCGCGGCATTATCGAATCGACCAATGGCAAAGAACAAGCTGCTGGCTAA
- a CDS encoding SDR family oxidoreductase: MALLAEKVALITGAGRGIGAAAARLFSQHGARVVLCDLDAAPVEQLAAELKAAGGQALAFAGDVTSAEFAPQAIAATLEHFGGFDVLVNNAGYTWDGVLHTMDDAQWQAMLDVHLSAPFRLIRAAAPYLRDTAKAEIKAHGAAKARKIINVSSVSGVYGNAGQVNYSAAKSGVIGLTKTLAKEWGRFNVQTNAVCYGFIETRLTAAKEQGETIQRGDQAIKLGVPENLMAGITMFHPMGRAGTPEEAAGPMVFLASSLANYVNGEILEVTGGMGI, translated from the coding sequence ATGGCGTTATTGGCCGAGAAAGTGGCGTTAATTACGGGAGCTGGACGTGGGATTGGAGCAGCGGCAGCGCGATTGTTTAGCCAACACGGGGCACGGGTGGTCTTGTGCGATTTGGATGCTGCGCCCGTTGAGCAATTGGCGGCTGAATTAAAAGCTGCTGGCGGCCAAGCTTTGGCGTTTGCTGGCGATGTGACCAGTGCTGAATTTGCGCCGCAAGCAATTGCCGCCACCTTAGAGCACTTCGGCGGCTTCGATGTATTGGTCAACAATGCTGGCTATACGTGGGATGGCGTGTTGCACACCATGGATGATGCCCAATGGCAAGCCATGCTCGATGTGCATTTATCGGCTCCCTTTCGGCTGATTCGGGCTGCGGCTCCCTATTTGCGCGATACCGCTAAAGCTGAAATTAAGGCTCATGGCGCGGCCAAAGCCCGCAAAATTATCAATGTTTCTTCAGTTTCGGGCGTATATGGCAACGCTGGGCAGGTCAATTATTCGGCGGCCAAATCAGGTGTGATTGGCCTCACCAAAACCCTTGCCAAGGAATGGGGCCGTTTTAATGTCCAAACGAATGCGGTTTGCTATGGCTTTATTGAAACTCGCTTGACAGCTGCCAAAGAGCAGGGCGAGACGATTCAACGCGGCGATCAGGCGATTAAACTTGGCGTGCCCGAAAATCTCATGGCGGGAATTACCATGTTTCACCCGATGGGGCGAGCTGGTACGCCGGAAGAAGCGGCTGGGCCGATGGTCTTTTTAGCTTCAAGCTTGGCCAATTATGTGAACGGCGAAATTCTCGAAGTAACTGGTGGCATGGGGATTTAG